In Pongo abelii isolate AG06213 chromosome 5, NHGRI_mPonAbe1-v2.0_pri, whole genome shotgun sequence, a single genomic region encodes these proteins:
- the PPIL4 gene encoding peptidyl-prolyl cis-trans isomerase-like 4 isoform X2: MVNNGSDQHGSQFLITTGENLDYLDGVHTVFGEVTEGMDIIKKINETFVDKDFVPYQDIRINHTVILDDPFDDPPDLLIPDRSPEPTREQLDSGRIGADEEIDDFKGRSAEEVEEIKAEKEAKTQAILLEMVGDLPDADIKPPENVLFVCKLNPVTTDEDLEIIFSRFGPIRSCEVIRDWKTGESLCYAFIEFEKEEDCEKAFFKMDNVLIDDRRIHVDFSQSVAKVKWKGKGGKYTKSDFKEYEKEQDKPSNLVLKDKVKPKQDTKYDLILDEQAEDSKSSHSHTSKKHKKKTRHCSEEKEDEDYMPIKNTNQDIYREMGFGHYEEEESCWEKQKSEKRDRTQNRSRSRSRERDGHYSNSHKSKYQTDLYERERSKKRDQSRSPKKSKDKEKSKYR, translated from the exons TTTCTTATCACtacaggagaaaatctagattaCCTTGATGGTGTCCATACAGTGTTTGGTGAGGTGACAGAAGGCATGGacataattaagaaaattaatgagACCTTTGTTGACAAGGACTTTGTACCATATCAGGATATCAG GATAAATCATACAGTGATTTTAGATGATCCATTTGATGACCCTCCTGATTTATTAATCCCTGATCGATCACCAGAACCTACAAGGGAACAATTAGAT AGTGGTCGAATAGgagcagatgaagaaattgatgaTTTCAAAGGAAGATCAGCTGaggaagtagaagaaataaaggcagaaaaagaggctAAAACTCAGGCTATACTTTTGGAGATG GTGGGAGACCTACCTGATGCAGATATTAAACCCCCAGAAAATGTACTGTTTGTGTGTAAATTGAACCCAGTGACCACAGATGAGGATCTGGAAATAATATTCTCTAGATTTGGGCCAATAAGAAG TTGTGAAGTTATCCGAGACTGGAAGACAGGAGAGTCCCTCTGTTATGCTTTTATTGAATTTGAAAAG GAAGAAGATTGTGAGAAAGCATTCTTCAAAATGGACAATGTGCTTATAGATGACAGAAGAATACACGTGGATTTTAGCCAGTCTGTTGCAAaggttaaatggaaaggaaaag GTGGGAAATACACCAAGAGTGATTTCAAGGAGTatgaaaaagaacaggataaacCATCTAATTTGGTTCTGAAAGATAAAGTAAAGCCCAAACAGGA TACAAAATACGATCTTATATTAGATGAGCAGGCTGAAGACTCAAAATCAAGTCACTCACACACAAGTAAAAAACACAAGAAGAAAACCCGTCACTGCTCTGAAGAGAAAGAAGATGAGGACTACATGCCAATCAAAAATACTAATCAG GATATCTATAGAGAAATGGGGTTTGGTCActatgaagaagaagaaagctgtTGGGAGAAACAAAAGAGTGAAAAGAGAGACCGAACTCAGAACCGAAGTCGTAGCCGATCTCGAGAGAGGGATGGCCATTATAGTAATAGTCACAAATCAAAATACCAAACAGATCTTTATGAAAGAGAAAGGAGTAAAAAGAGAGACCAAAGCAGAAGTCCAAAGAAatccaaagataaagaaaagtctAAGTACAGATGA